Genomic segment of Saprospiraceae bacterium:
TTGCAAAAAAGAAACAGCAACAAATGCGTCCGATTCTGATCAGGTAAAATTATTTCAGAGTATGCCGAGTTCTGAAACCGGTATAAAATTCAATAATAAACTCACAGAAACGGAAGAAGAAAATGTATTGTTTTTCGACAGTTATTATACCGGATCCGGAACTGCAATTTTAGATGTAAATAATGATGGATTGCAAGATGTATTTTTTGCATCAAACCAGGGTCCTGAAAAACTTTATTTAAACAAAGGAAATTTTAAGTTTGAGGATATTTCCAAGTCTGCGGGTATTGAAGGAGGCAACCAATGGTCTGGTGGAGTGACTGCAGCAGATGTAAACGGTGATGGCTATGATGACATATACGTGTGCAATAGTTTATACCTGGATCCTGAACGCCGGAGAAACATTTTATACATCAATAATAAAGACAACACCTTTACCAATAAGGCTAAAGAATATGGATTGGATGATCCGGGTTTTTCAATACAAGGAAGTTTTTTTGATTATGATCTGGATGGTGATTTGGATTTATATTTAGTCAATCAACCACCAAACCACAATACTACACGTGATTCACTTATGGCACTGAATGTACCTCATTATCAATACTCCAGCCGACTGTACCGCAACAATGGAAATGAAAGTTTTACAGACATTACAGATCAGGCAGGTGTAAAAAGTTATGCATTCGGATTAAGTGCAACGATTGGTGACTATTTTAATGATGGCCATCCGGATATTTACGTGGCTAATGATTACGACTATGGTGATTATTTATTTGTAAATAAAGAAGATGGTACGTATCAAAACGTTGCGAATTATTCTTTGCGGCACATAAGTAATTTTAGCATGGGTGTGGATGCAGCTGACATAAATAATGATGGCTGGTTGGATTTGTTTATAGCCGATATGACACCGGAAGATCATTATAGAAATAAAACAAACATGGCTGGCATGGATCCTGCTAAATTTTGGAAAATTTCCAAATCCGGAAATAATTTTCAATACATGTTTAACACATTACAATTAAATCAAGGAAATGGATTTTTTAGTGAAGTTGGATTGATGGCCGGTGTTGCAAAAACGGATTGGTCCTGGTGTACCCTGTTTTCTGATTTTGATTTGGATGGATTTAAAGATTTATACATTACCAATGGTATTTTGCGCGATATCCGAAATCGTGATTTTTCAAGTTATGCACTTGAAGCTATTAAGGATAAAAGTATGTCGCGTTTAAAAATTTTAGACAAAGCTCCTTCTGTACCACTGGCTAATTACATGTATAAAAATGATGGACTCTTGCATTTTAACAATCTATCAAAAACATGGGGATTGGATGAGAAATCATTTTCTCAAGGTGCTTCGTATGCAGATTTAGACAATGATGGGGATGTTGATCTTGTTGTCAACAATATGAATCAGGAGGCTTTTGTTTATAAAAATTTAGCAGTAGAAAATAAAACCGGAAATTTTGTTCGGGTTAAACTCGAAGGCATGGGAAAAAATTTAAAATCTTATGGTGCTCGTGTGTTAATTGCTTATGGAGAATCCAAAATTCAAATGGCTGAAGTTGTAAATGCACGTGGCTATATGTCAAGTTCTGAACCCATACTCACTTTTGGTTTAGGCAGGGTTGAAAAAGTTGATTCCATCTTTGTAAGATGGCCCAATGGAAAATACATACGGGTAGATAATGTAAAAGCCAATTCAAGCATTACAATAAAAGAAAAAGATGCCACCGTTGTGATGAAGGAACAATTGTTACAAATAGTTCCCTTTATTTTAACGGAAGAAGTGACTGCACAAAGTTTTAAAAATACTGCACATGTAGAAAATGAATACGACGATTTTAAAAAAGAAGTATTAATCCCTTATAAACAATCCACATTGGGACCACCCCTTGAAGAAGGAGACGTTAATGGCGATGGATTGAGTGATGTATTTCTCGGAGGATCAGCTGGCTCTTCCGGTCAATTATTATTGCAAACTCCTGATGGAAAATTTATTCCATCCAATTCCAATCCCTGGGCGGCATACAAAGCCAGTGAAGATCTCGATGTATTATTTTTTGATGCAGATGGTGATAAAGATTTAGATATTTATACCGTTTCAGGAAGTAATGAATTTCCGGAAGGCTCCAATCTTTATGCGGATCATTTATATCTTAACAATGGAAAAGGAATTTTTAGTGATGGCAGCAATAAAATTCCTGCACTTCATTTTAGCAAGTCTATTGCAAAAGCATCTGATATTGATGGAGATGGTGATTTAGATTTATTTATTGGCGGCAGATTGGTTCCAGGAAAATATGGATTATCTGAACGCAGCTGCATTCTTATAAATAATCGCGGAAGTTTTGAAGATAAAACTGCAAGTTATTTCCCGGATATGACTAAGGCATTCGATTGCATTACCGGTGCCTGTTGGATTGATGTCGACAATGATAAAGATGAAGATTTAGTAACCGTTGGAGAGTGGTCGACCATTCGGTTTTTTAAAAATGAAAAAAATCATTTAGAAGAAGTTACTAAAGAATTTAAAACGGATAGTTTGTTTGGATGGTGGAATACCATAGAAAAAAAGGATTTAAACAAAGATGGTTTAATGGACTTGGTAGTAGGTAATTTAGGTATGAATTCTAAGTTTAAAGCTTCATTAAAAAAGCCATTTTATGTTTATTTAAATGATTTTGACGACAATGGCAGTTGGGATACTTACCTCGCTTCTAAAAGTCCGGATGGTAAATTATTTCCAGTACGGGGAAGACAATGTTCATCAGAACAAATGCCATTTATTTCTCAAAAATTTAAAACCTACGATGCATTTGCACGTGCATCTGTCAATGAAATTCTTGAAGGTAAAATGGATGGCACTGTAGTAAAAGAAGCCACTGAATTTCATAGCATTGCATTGATCAACAAAGGAAACAACAGTTTCGAACAAGTCAATTTGCCAGCGGATGCACAAATTGCGCCTGTTTACAGTATCGCTTTTTTTGATTTCAACAAAGATGGGATTGATGACATTCTCTTGGGTGGAAACTATTTTAACCGAGAAGTGGAAACTGCACGCAATGATGCAAGCGTTGGTCAAATATTAATTAATACAGGAACGGGTTCTTTTTTATCCCTGGTAAATTCTGTTTCTGGATTAAAACTCATTCACGATTTGAGAGAATTGCGCATTGTAAAAGGTCGTGATGATCTTTATTATATTATCGCTGCGAATAACAACGAAAAGCTTCAAGCATTCAAAGTCAGATAATTGAATGAATGAATTGAACTGATCGCCTTAGTTACTGTTTTATTACAAAATACCATTTGAATGGCTATTATTATTACTGAAGAGTGTATCAATTGCGGAGCTTGTGAGCCAGAATGTCCTAACAATGCCATTTATGAAGGTGGAATTG
This window contains:
- a CDS encoding VCBS repeat-containing protein, whose translation is MIVSFSKNKMHSLKQLFLLFSIVMICNSCKKETATNASDSDQVKLFQSMPSSETGIKFNNKLTETEEENVLFFDSYYTGSGTAILDVNNDGLQDVFFASNQGPEKLYLNKGNFKFEDISKSAGIEGGNQWSGGVTAADVNGDGYDDIYVCNSLYLDPERRRNILYINNKDNTFTNKAKEYGLDDPGFSIQGSFFDYDLDGDLDLYLVNQPPNHNTTRDSLMALNVPHYQYSSRLYRNNGNESFTDITDQAGVKSYAFGLSATIGDYFNDGHPDIYVANDYDYGDYLFVNKEDGTYQNVANYSLRHISNFSMGVDAADINNDGWLDLFIADMTPEDHYRNKTNMAGMDPAKFWKISKSGNNFQYMFNTLQLNQGNGFFSEVGLMAGVAKTDWSWCTLFSDFDLDGFKDLYITNGILRDIRNRDFSSYALEAIKDKSMSRLKILDKAPSVPLANYMYKNDGLLHFNNLSKTWGLDEKSFSQGASYADLDNDGDVDLVVNNMNQEAFVYKNLAVENKTGNFVRVKLEGMGKNLKSYGARVLIAYGESKIQMAEVVNARGYMSSSEPILTFGLGRVEKVDSIFVRWPNGKYIRVDNVKANSSITIKEKDATVVMKEQLLQIVPFILTEEVTAQSFKNTAHVENEYDDFKKEVLIPYKQSTLGPPLEEGDVNGDGLSDVFLGGSAGSSGQLLLQTPDGKFIPSNSNPWAAYKASEDLDVLFFDADGDKDLDIYTVSGSNEFPEGSNLYADHLYLNNGKGIFSDGSNKIPALHFSKSIAKASDIDGDGDLDLFIGGRLVPGKYGLSERSCILINNRGSFEDKTASYFPDMTKAFDCITGACWIDVDNDKDEDLVTVGEWSTIRFFKNEKNHLEEVTKEFKTDSLFGWWNTIEKKDLNKDGLMDLVVGNLGMNSKFKASLKKPFYVYLNDFDDNGSWDTYLASKSPDGKLFPVRGRQCSSEQMPFISQKFKTYDAFARASVNEILEGKMDGTVVKEATEFHSIALINKGNNSFEQVNLPADAQIAPVYSIAFFDFNKDGIDDILLGGNYFNREVETARNDASVGQILINTGTGSFLSLVNSVSGLKLIHDLRELRIVKGRDDLYYIIAANNNEKLQAFKVR